The segment ATTTCATCGCTGGAATTCTGCATGATATCGGCAGACTCGTTTTTTTTGAGTTCGCCGAAGATCAATTCTCAAAGGCCTTGGAAATTTCCAGGAAAAACCGACAACTCCTTCAGGGAGGCGAATTGGCGGTTTTCGGGATGGATCATGCCCAAACCGGGGCCATCATTGCCGAAAGATGGGGATTGCCCCTATCCATTATTAACGCCATTCGTTACCATGAAACAGGAATCGTTCCGGATATACCGGATCCGCTGGTGGCTGCGGTTCATTTAGGCAATATTCTGGTCCGGGCCCTTGAATTGGGCCATCCCGGAGATGATTTCATCCCCCAACCCAACCAAGAAGCCCTGGAAATATTACATCTAAAACCGGGATCGCTCCAGTGTATGGTCCCCGATCTTTTAAAAGACCATAAGGACATTTGCCAGGTACTTTTATAAAAATAGAGAGACCAACCAATGAGGAACCCTGTCCCATCGAACGATATGATCCATGTTGGCATAGAAGGAGAAAGGACCTTGCCATGGAAATTTCTTGATGCCCTGGTCTCACCATTGGGAAGCAGGGACGAAGGAGAATTGGAAATATTTTTATATTTACCTTATAGTATCTCCGTCTCCCTCTTTTTATTGAACAAAGAAACCTTCGAATTTCATCATCAAGTCACCTGTCCCGAAGGAGCCGATCCCTGGTCCCAGGAACAATTCTCCCTATTGGTGGATCAAAGGGTGGTGGCCTCGGCCCTGAACTCCTACCAAGGGTATCTGGCTTTTTCCGGCGAAAAGTTGGTCGGAGATAGGCACCTGCTGATTCTTCCTTTATGGGCTTCCAATGAGATTTTGGGAGTCCTTATCCTCTCCCTGAGCCGGCCCGTAGAATCGTGGGAGAATGGGTTATTGCAGTTGTGCCTGCTTCAAACCAGGCAACTGGCCGCCTCAATTCATAATAAATCCTTGTCAAAAAAATTAAAGGCCCATGAAGCCCTCCTGAGGCAGAAAATAACCGGTCGCACCCAGAATCTGGAACACGCCAAAAGAGAATTAAAAACCATCCTGGATTCCATCAGAACAGGGATTATTATCATCGACGAAGAAACACACCAGGTTATGAATGCCAATAAGACCGCCCTGGAACTTATGGGCTTCCCGAAAGAAACCATCATAGGTTCCCCATGTCATTCCTTCTGTTTAATGGAAAATCAAAAATGCCCTTTGGCTGTTTCGGGATTAAACAGCAGTCTGGAGAATTCCGAATACGCGCTGACCAAATCCAATGGGGAAACCATCCCGATTCTAAAGACGGTGGTTTCTGTTATGTTAGGCGGCCGATCCTGTCTGATTGAGAGTTTCGTTGATATTACCGAACGCAAACATCTGGAACTGCAGTTTCATCAATCCCAGAAATTGGAAGCCATTGGAAGGTTGGCCGGTGGGGTGGCCCACGATTTCAACAACCTCTTGATGGCCATTATGGGCTATTGTGATCTAACCCTGGCCGGGCTGGGAAAAAATACCCAACCCTATCATTATGTGGAGGAAATCACCAAAGCGGCCGACCGGGCGGCTTCACTTACCCGCCAATTACTGGCCTTAAGCCGCCGGCAGGTCCTC is part of the Deltaproteobacteria bacterium genome and harbors:
- a CDS encoding HDOD domain-containing protein produces the protein MELSGRIIQDIEEFSTLPTVYASLIDVLADPKSTIQEVSDIIACDQASTWKVLKIVNSPFYGFPGQIDTISRAVVILGYNEIYNLILSSYLIDFFSQKGSAWDFRPVDFWSHSIGVGIAAKYLGRTLGLTKQENYFIAGILHDIGRLVFFEFAEDQFSKALEISRKNRQLLQGGELAVFGMDHAQTGAIIAERWGLPLSIINAIRYHETGIVPDIPDPLVAAVHLGNILVRALELGHPGDDFIPQPNQEALEILHLKPGSLQCMVPDLLKDHKDICQVLL
- a CDS encoding response regulator, coding for MPWKFLDALVSPLGSRDEGELEIFLYLPYSISVSLFLLNKETFEFHHQVTCPEGADPWSQEQFSLLVDQRVVASALNSYQGYLAFSGEKLVGDRHLLILPLWASNEILGVLILSLSRPVESWENGLLQLCLLQTRQLAASIHNKSLSKKLKAHEALLRQKITGRTQNLEHAKRELKTILDSIRTGIIIIDEETHQVMNANKTALELMGFPKETIIGSPCHSFCLMENQKCPLAVSGLNSSLENSEYALTKSNGETIPILKTVVSVMLGGRSCLIESFVDITERKHLELQFHQSQKLEAIGRLAGGVAHDFNNLLMAIMGYCDLTLAGLGKNTQPYHYVEEITKAADRAASLTRQLLALSRRQVLQPKILDLNAILSDIKKMLLRIIGEDIELITSLDPAAGMVKADKGQLEQVIMNLTINARDAMPQGGRLLFETTNCRIDQPYLHRHPIVIPGEYTLLTVSDNGEGMDQETQSHIFEPFFTTKGQGKGTGLGLSTVYGIVKQSGGYIWVYSESGKGTTIKIFLPQATEPFIKPERTAEPLHSPQGSETILLIEDEPMLRTSIKEGLETSGYHVLDACNGNQALLISQRYSPLIHLVLTDMVMPGMNGREAAESLTLIHPEARVLYMSGYTDDAVIRHGLLNEKTAFLQKPFTPRELALKVREILDLPKKDLRLLEKTGLMELPAAEGT